A genomic window from Granulicella aggregans includes:
- a CDS encoding HAD-IA family hydrolase: MSSVVALRPQSATFAVEIAVGGLLFDMDGVLVSSTSGDERCWTRWAARHLPGKLFDLRQAHGRRAVDTIRNHFPALDHAALQTHLAELDALAEEEQCEINAYPGARELLASLPPYRWTVVTSASEKMMRGRLAAAGISTPRQVVAGDMVAHGKPAPECYLKGAALLSRRPEDCLVIEDAPAGISAANAAGCRVLAVVTSHRAEELQQADWIVSSLDQIEVRIDETATLNLSFPALVRRADSVS, from the coding sequence ATGAGTTCCGTTGTTGCCCTGCGACCCCAGAGTGCGACGTTTGCTGTTGAGATCGCAGTCGGCGGTCTTCTCTTCGATATGGACGGCGTACTCGTCAGCTCGACCTCTGGCGATGAGCGATGTTGGACACGGTGGGCGGCCCGGCATCTTCCCGGGAAGTTGTTCGATCTGAGACAGGCTCATGGTCGCCGCGCCGTCGACACGATTCGCAATCACTTTCCGGCGCTCGATCATGCAGCATTACAAACTCATCTTGCCGAACTCGACGCGCTCGCTGAAGAAGAACAGTGCGAGATAAACGCATACCCGGGAGCGCGTGAACTGCTCGCCAGTCTGCCGCCGTACCGGTGGACGGTGGTAACGTCCGCATCGGAGAAGATGATGCGCGGCCGGCTCGCCGCGGCGGGTATTTCGACACCTCGTCAGGTTGTTGCCGGTGACATGGTCGCGCACGGTAAGCCAGCCCCAGAATGCTATCTCAAGGGAGCGGCTCTGCTCTCCCGCCGTCCCGAGGACTGTCTCGTCATTGAAGATGCACCGGCTGGCATCAGCGCCGCGAACGCTGCCGGTTGCAGAGTGCTTGCGGTCGTCACTTCACATCGTGCCGAAGAGTTGCAGCAGGCGGACTGGATCGTCTCCAGTCTCGACCAGATCGAAGTCCGCATCGACGAAACTGCAACACTCAATCTCTCCTTTCCCGCACTCGTTCGAAGAGCTGACTCGGTTTCGTGA
- a CDS encoding plasmid mobilization protein, whose protein sequence is MSTPRTGPVSSSQTLPDPEARSLPRAKTVATRLSPEELEEVEVAAKRSGKQLAAWLRDVALEAARPAPDTSELLLAEIAATRYMVLNLFHASAAATQNGAHLTPETVLKIRDTADSRKQQTARKLLQDFVAAEVKTGGDR, encoded by the coding sequence TTGAGCACTCCCCGCACAGGCCCTGTTTCTAGCTCCCAGACGCTCCCTGACCCAGAAGCTCGTAGTCTTCCCCGCGCCAAAACGGTAGCCACCCGGCTCTCTCCCGAGGAGCTGGAGGAGGTCGAGGTAGCCGCTAAACGCTCCGGCAAGCAGCTTGCCGCGTGGCTTCGCGACGTTGCTCTTGAGGCAGCGCGACCGGCTCCGGATACGAGTGAGCTGCTCTTGGCCGAGATTGCGGCGACTCGTTACATGGTCCTAAATCTGTTCCACGCGAGCGCGGCGGCGACCCAAAACGGCGCTCATCTGACACCCGAAACCGTGCTCAAGATTCGCGATACGGCGGACTCCCGCAAGCAACAAACCGCGCGCAAGCTGCTTCAAGATTTCGTCGCAGCCGAGGTCAAAACCGGAGGCGATCGATGA
- the mobF gene encoding MobF family relaxase, which translates to MLSISPKPLSAGQARMYHEREFASQAQNYWSQDQQGHSEWQGKLAEKWGLEGPVGNEEFARLTEGQHPLTGEQLVRHQPQKTYENQIGREVTSVEHRAGWDGTISAPKSVSLTALVGGDERVRLAHRESVRVALGELEQFTQARIGNVHKPETTGKFVAATFEHDTARPVDGYAAPQLHTHAVIFNVTERDSGPGKLTRSVQSHELYAAQKYVTAVYRSELATRLQGLGYQLERGEYGQPEIKGYSKEYLEASSLRREQIQDYKREQGLDGASAAQIAAHRTRDRKELLSPEEVLQRHRDLAAQYGHQADRVVAQAREQGHTHAYEPDIKAAQQAVTYARDHLFERGAIHAQKDILAAALDRSMGQATSSQVREEFERRVQTGEFRQVDVGTGPQYTTAAMQRLERETIGYMHQGNRRGFEDPMLVSPNIRIATVDRHAELNAGQRNAVDEVFLSREKIIGLDGVAGGGKTTTLAVVREGAYASGYTVEGFAPTSRAAQKLAEAGIETKTLQAHLAQGQRANTGEPRLYVVDESSLASTKQMHEFMSRLHPNDRVLLVGDTRQHESVEAGRIFAQLQESGMKTVKLDEIVRQRDPELKQTVEQLARGDVGAAIEGLDRRGRIHEIKGHQERIAAIATEYARSPENTLVVSPDNRSRNEINQAIHAEMQAEGVVGKEEHRVQVLAPRQDLTGADRTWAERYNVGDVLRYSRGSKETGIGKGEYATVKDIDAVGNRLTVQMKDGTERSYDPRRQQGVSVYREEERAFSTGDRVQLTAPSQELKVANRELGTVERINENGWLSLKMDGGRAVELDPAKHPHLDHGYAVTSHSSQGQTADRVLIHVDTELGAKDLLNNRMAYVAVSRGAYDAQLFTNDSEKLGVALGRDVSHQSALAPQLQPEQAIVPQREIVPEIEHGYSRGIGR; encoded by the coding sequence ATGCTTTCCATCTCTCCCAAGCCGTTATCCGCTGGTCAAGCGCGGATGTACCACGAGCGCGAGTTCGCGTCCCAGGCGCAGAATTACTGGAGCCAGGACCAGCAGGGGCATAGCGAGTGGCAGGGCAAGCTGGCCGAGAAGTGGGGCCTGGAAGGTCCGGTCGGCAACGAGGAGTTCGCGCGGCTGACCGAAGGCCAACACCCCTTGACCGGGGAGCAGCTCGTTCGCCATCAACCGCAGAAGACCTATGAGAATCAGATCGGCAGGGAAGTAACCAGCGTCGAGCATCGGGCCGGGTGGGACGGAACGATCTCCGCGCCGAAGTCGGTCTCGCTCACCGCCCTTGTGGGTGGTGACGAGCGGGTGCGTCTCGCGCACCGGGAGAGCGTCCGTGTCGCGTTGGGGGAGCTGGAGCAGTTCACCCAGGCGCGGATCGGCAACGTCCACAAGCCCGAGACGACGGGAAAGTTCGTGGCCGCAACCTTCGAGCACGATACCGCGCGGCCCGTCGACGGCTATGCCGCGCCGCAGCTCCATACCCACGCCGTCATCTTCAATGTCACCGAACGAGACAGCGGCCCCGGCAAGCTGACGCGCTCGGTGCAGTCGCATGAGCTGTATGCCGCGCAGAAGTACGTCACGGCGGTCTACCGGTCGGAGCTGGCGACGCGGTTGCAGGGTCTGGGCTACCAATTGGAGCGCGGCGAGTACGGCCAACCGGAGATCAAGGGTTATTCGAAGGAGTATCTCGAAGCCTCCAGCCTCCGCCGTGAGCAGATCCAGGATTACAAGCGAGAGCAGGGGCTTGACGGCGCATCGGCGGCTCAGATCGCCGCGCACCGGACGCGAGATCGGAAGGAGCTGCTGTCGCCAGAAGAGGTCCTGCAGCGGCATCGGGATTTAGCCGCGCAGTACGGCCACCAAGCGGATCGAGTCGTCGCTCAGGCAAGAGAGCAGGGGCATACGCACGCATACGAACCCGACATCAAGGCTGCACAGCAGGCCGTCACTTACGCCCGCGATCATCTCTTCGAGCGCGGGGCAATCCATGCTCAAAAAGACATCCTTGCGGCGGCATTGGACCGGAGCATGGGGCAGGCAACTTCCAGCCAGGTGCGGGAAGAGTTCGAGCGCAGAGTTCAGACTGGGGAGTTTCGTCAGGTCGATGTTGGGACCGGACCGCAGTACACGACCGCTGCGATGCAGCGTTTGGAACGCGAGACCATCGGCTACATGCACCAGGGCAACCGGCGAGGCTTCGAAGACCCGATGCTGGTCTCTCCGAACATCCGGATTGCGACAGTGGATCGTCATGCGGAGCTGAATGCCGGGCAGCGCAATGCCGTCGATGAGGTGTTCCTCTCGCGGGAGAAGATCATAGGTTTGGATGGAGTTGCGGGTGGGGGCAAGACTACGACGCTGGCCGTTGTGCGCGAGGGTGCCTACGCCTCCGGATACACCGTGGAGGGTTTTGCGCCCACGTCGAGGGCCGCGCAAAAGCTGGCCGAGGCGGGCATCGAGACAAAGACCCTACAGGCTCATCTCGCTCAGGGGCAGAGGGCGAACACGGGAGAGCCCCGACTCTATGTCGTGGATGAGAGTTCGCTCGCGTCGACCAAGCAGATGCACGAGTTCATGAGCCGCCTGCATCCCAACGACCGAGTTTTATTGGTGGGCGACACGCGGCAGCATGAGTCCGTCGAAGCTGGACGCATCTTCGCACAGTTGCAGGAGTCGGGTATGAAGACGGTGAAGCTCGATGAGATCGTGCGGCAGCGTGATCCGGAGCTGAAACAGACCGTCGAGCAGCTCGCGCGTGGTGACGTTGGTGCGGCGATAGAAGGGTTGGACCGGCGGGGCCGCATCCATGAGATCAAAGGTCATCAAGAGCGCATCGCTGCGATCGCGACCGAGTATGCGAGGTCGCCCGAGAACACCTTGGTCGTCTCGCCCGATAACCGCTCCCGCAATGAGATCAATCAGGCCATCCATGCGGAGATGCAGGCAGAGGGTGTTGTCGGCAAAGAGGAGCATCGCGTTCAGGTCCTCGCCCCGCGTCAGGATCTCACCGGCGCAGACCGCACCTGGGCCGAGCGGTACAACGTCGGGGATGTACTGCGCTACTCGCGTGGCTCGAAAGAGACTGGCATCGGCAAAGGCGAGTATGCAACGGTGAAAGACATCGACGCGGTCGGCAACAGGCTCACCGTCCAGATGAAAGACGGCACCGAACGCAGTTACGACCCGCGCCGTCAGCAGGGTGTCTCTGTCTACCGCGAAGAAGAACGGGCCTTCTCCACCGGCGATCGGGTGCAGCTCACCGCGCCCTCGCAGGAGCTGAAGGTTGCGAACCGTGAGTTGGGAACGGTGGAGAGAATCAATGAGAACGGCTGGCTGTCACTCAAGATGGACGGTGGTCGCGCGGTCGAGCTTGATCCAGCGAAGCATCCGCATCTCGACCACGGCTATGCGGTGACCAGCCATTCCAGCCAGGGACAAACCGCTGACCGCGTGTTGATCCACGTTGACACCGAGCTGGGGGCCAAAGATCTGCTCAACAACCGCATGGCCTATGTCGCTGTCTCGCGCGGGGCTTATGACGCGCAGCTCTTCACCAACGACAGCGAGAAACTGGGGGTGGCGCTCGGGAGGGACGTTTCCCACCAGAGCGCACTTGCGCCGCAGCTACAGCCCGAGCAGGCCATCGTGCCACAACGGGAGATCGTGCCGGAGATCGAGCATGGCTATAGCAGAGGAATCGGGAGATAG